Below is a genomic region from Thermomicrobiales bacterium.
TTCAGTGTGCACGAAGCAATCCTGGTCGCCGACGAGATCGAGCAGTACAAACCGGCCTGGTTCGAGGAGCCGACCGACTTCGCGAAGATCGATGCGGTGGTCGAAGTTGCCAAGCACACGAACGTGCCGATCGCCACTGGCGAGAGCCTTTCGTATCCGTACCAGTTTGCCGAGCTGCTTTCCCACAATGCGGTCCACATTTTGCAACCCGACCCGTCCACGCTGGGAGGGATCCTGCGCACACGGCTGGTGTGCGGCATGGTGGACGCGTTCTACGGGGTGGTCGCCCCGCACCAGGCGCAGGGCCCGCTTTCGACATCCGCATGCATCCAAATCGGCGCATGCACGCCGAACCTGATGATCCAGGAACTGTTCGACGAGTTCAACGCCGATTGGGAGCACGATATCGTCACCAACCCGGTCAAGGTCGTCGATGGCCGTATCCAGATTCCGACCGAACCCGGGCTCGGGAACGATCTCAACTTCTCTGAGCTCGAAAAACATCCGTATCGCAAGACCAACTTCTTGCCACTCTTCAAGCCAGGCTGGGAACGGAGAGAGAGTGTCTCGTTCGTTCCGGGTGAAGGAATGGTCGCCGACGCATGACCGAGCTGCGGGGGTGCATACCGATTCTCTGCACGCCGTTCGATGCGGAGGACGCTATCGACCGAGCCGGGATGCGCGCGCAGATCGATTGGGTGCTGTCCGAAGGCGCGTCCGGTGTGGCCACCCTGGCCCTCGCGAGCGAGGGATATAAGCTCACCGACCGGGAGCGAGACGAAGTCACAGCGCTCGTCGTCGAGCATGTTGCCGGCAGGGTTCCGGTGGTCGTTTCGGCGGATGGCGCGGGCACGGCGGTGGCCGTCGACCGTGCCGTTCGCGCGGCCGCCATCGGTGCGGACGCGTTGATGGTGCTACCGCCGTACCTGGTCAAGCCGGGACCTGCTGCATTGATGGAGTACTACACTCGAATCGGCAACTCGGTCGATATTCCGGTCATGATCCAGGATGCGCCCCAACTGACAGGGGTATCGATGTCCCCGGCACTTTGGGTTCAGATTCATCGGCAGGCGAAAAACGTCTGCTACGTGAAAGCCGAAGGCACGCCGCAGGGGGCAACGATTTCCGCGGCGCTCGCGGAGAGCGACGGACAGCTGCGCGTCTTTTGCGGTTGGGGCGGGTTGGGCATTCTCGACGCGCTCGAGCGCGGGGCAGTCGGCAGCATGCCAGCCGCCAACTTCACCAGCGTGTTCGCCCGGATCCACGCGGCCTGGGATTCCGGGAATCGGACAGCAGCCGTTGATCTACTGAATGGCGCGCTTCCGTATTCGGTGTGGGCCATGCAGTCGCTCGATCACTCCGTCACCGCTGCCAAGCGTGAGCTCAAGCGACGTGGGGTGATTGCCAACGATCGACTGCGCCAGCCGACCACACCGCTGGATTCTGTCGGAGTCGCCCAGCTCGAGCAATGGATCGATTCGATACTGACACTGACGGCAGATTGATCTACCATACGTCCGGGTTGGGGGTGATACGCTTTCCGCTTGCCGCGCGTTAAAGTAGTATCCGCGGTCGAGCAATTGGTTACATTCCAGGCTCACCATTCGTACGTACGCACCAACGGAGTGAACAGATGGCAACGTCCCGGGCACGCTTTATCAAGGCGTTGTGGGCTTTTCTCATGGTAGCGACCTTGTCATTGGGCGGGTTGACGGTCGCATTCGCGCAGGATTCCCGCATCGAGCCGAGCACGCTGGGTGAGATGCCAACCAGTGGCGGTCTGCGACCCGGTCCGGCTGGCGCATTCGTGCAAACCGCGACCCCGGAAGCGAAGGGCGTTATTCCTGTCGCCATTCAGATCCCGAATGCCTTCGTCGACGCACAGGTCGAGAGCATCGATATCGTCGATGGCGTCATGCAGGATCCGACGGGACCGTGGGTGATTTCCTGGTACAAGCAGTCTCCGGGGTTGGGCGCGGTCGGCAATATTCTGATGGCTGGACACCTCGACTACTGGGACGTGGGGCCGGCGGTGCTCTACAACGTCAACAACCTGAATCAGGGTGACACCATCTCGGTCACAGGCGAAGACGGCGTCATCTACACCTATGAGGTCGACTGGCGTGAGAACTTTGCCACTGCAAACGCGCCGCTCGACAAGATCGTCGGTCCGACCGACAACGAGAGCTTGACCATCATCACCTGCGGTGGACCGTTCGATTACACCAACGGCGTCTACCTGGAGCGCACCATCGTCCGCGCGCATCGAGTCGAGACCCCGGTAACCGCCTAAACTCGTTTCGACATAACGCATCCGGAGAGCGGCGGCCGATTTCGGTCGCCGTTCATCATTTCTATGTCTATCCGGAAACGAGGGTGCATTGTCGTTCGACCGTGAGCAACTGCAGAAACTGATCGATCACGAAGACGGGGATGCGCTGCAGTTGTACCTGCAGGCGCATTCGAACCTTCCTGGTCCTCGCGGCAATCTCGAGCTCGCCGCGGACACAGCAGATCTTCTCGCCGCGAGCGATCTCGATTGGGCGATGGATCTCATCGACGGCTGGAGTCGCCTGGGTGAACTGCGCGCAGGAGGCAACGCTCCCGAGGTGATGCTGCCCTTTACTGCAGCCCAGACAGCTGGCGCGCTCTGGTCGCGGGCGGATCATGATCGACGCATGTTGTTGGAAGAATTGCTGCATCGGGGCGCCAACGATTCGCGCTGGCGAGTTCGCGAAGGGGTCGCCATGGGCATGCAGCGAATCGGATTCGCCTGTTTCGACGATTTGCGGGACCTGACCAATCGTTGGTCTGCCCAAGCGACCCTGCTGGAATGGAGGGCAATCGTGGCTGCCCTGGCCGAACCGCCCCTCCTGATCGATCGGTCCCGTGCCGAACTTGGTATCGATCGGAGTTGCCTCGCGCTGGAGGCGTTGCTTTCTCTGCCTGCGAACCAACGTGCTTCCGGCGATGCGCGCGGGCTGCGCGCTGCCCTGGGGTATGCGATCAGTGTGTTCCTGGTGGTCGATCCCGATGGTTTCGCGGACTTCGAGAAGATTGCGCGGATACCCAACAAAGATGCCCAGTGGATCGTCCGGGATAACCTGAAGAAAGCGCGCATCGCGAAGCGGTATCCCGATGAATGCGCCCACGTCTCCGGGATACTCAACGGATAAGGGGGAGAGTGGCCAGCGTGGTATGCTCAGCCGCTGAACGTTTCTGTGCGCATTTCGCGCGTTCCTGAAGACTTCGTGTGAGCTCGACGGCAGATCTCGACGACCGAACGACCGCATTGGGCCGCATTCGGCTGATTTGTATGGACTGCGGCGCAACTGCGACTGCCGAGTCTGCAGTGTCGGTTTGCCCTGCATGCGGTGGCTTGTTCGAGGCCGATCTCGCGCTTGGCCCGCTCGACCGGGGGGCGTTCGACCGGGATTCTACTGGGGCCAGGTTCTTTTCCGGCGTTTGGCGCTACCAACCGATGCTGCCACAGCTGCCCCAGGATTCCATCGTTTCACGGGCGGAGGGGCGCACCCCCATCTACTGGGACGAGCGTATCTCGGCCTACGCCGGTGTGCGCCTGCTTGGTCTGAAGCATGAGGGGCAGAATCCAACCGCCTCCTTCAAGGACCGAGGCATGACCGTTGGGGTCAGCCATGCAAAGGCCATCGGCGCCCGGATCGTCGCGTGCGCTTCGACCGGCAACACGTCGGCCTCGCTCGCCTCGTACGCAGCGGCCGGCGGCATGCAGGGACTTGTGATCATCCCGGAAGGGAAGATCGCCGGCGGAAAGCTCGCTCAGACGATTGCGATGGGCGCCCGAATTGTGCAGGTCGACGGGGATTTCGATATCGCCCTTGCGCTGTTGCGCCAGCTGACTGACAAGTACCCGGTCTATCTCGTCAACTCGGTCAACCCTTTTCGTATCGAAGGGCAGAAGACCATTGTCATCGAGATGCTCGAACAGCTCAACTGGGAAGTCCCGGATGTGATCGTGTTGCCGGGCGGCAATCTGGGAAACACAGCTGCATTCGGCAAGGCGCTATCCGATCTCGCCAAGACCGGACTAATCGATCGGCTCCCTCGTCTGATGACAATTCAGGCCGAGGGAGCGGCTCCCTTTGCCGACTATTTCGACTCGGGTTTCGACCGATATGAGGCCGTCAAGGCGGAAACCGTGGCAACCGCCATCAAGATCGGCGATCCGGCCAGCATCGAACGCGCCCGGCGCGCGATTCAGCTGACGGACGGGCATGTCGCGCGCGTTTCGGACGATGAGATCCTGGCTGCCAAGTCATGGATCGACCGGGTGGGGATCGGTTGCGAACCCGCCTCTGCCGCATCGCTGGCAGGGGTGAAAAAGCTGGTCGCCGAGGGACACATCGATCCAGAAGCGACGGTTGTCGGCGTCCTCACCGGTCAATTGCTCAAAGACGCTGACGCGGTCATTGGTTACCACCTTGGGACGCTCGGCGGTCCGGATCGACCGAACGTCAACCGGCCGGTCACGATCGAGCCAACCATGGACGCGCTGGAACGGACACTCGACGATGCGCTTTCGCGTTAAGGCTCCCGCCTCCAGCGCCAATCTCGGACCCGGTTTCGATGCGCTTGGACTTGCGCTCGACCTCTGGAATGAGCTCGAGATCGACACCGACGGCGAGCCGGGGGCGGTGACGGTCGAAGGGGCTGATGGCTCGCTGCTCGCCGACAAGCAGAACTACAGTCTCAACGCCATGCAGGAACTTGCGCACCTGCATGGCAAGGAGCTGCCAGGGTTCTCGATGGCTATTCGGGCCAATGTCCCGGTGGCGCGTGGGCTCGGCAGTTCTGCGGCCGCGCTGGCATGCGGGTTGGTGGCTGGCAACGAGGTTGCTCAACTCGGATTGAGCATGAACGATCTTTTTCTGCATTCCTGGCAGATGGAAGGGCATGGCGACAACGTCGGCGCGGCCTTTTTCGGCGGCGCGATCCTTGCTGTGGTCGGGATGTCTCATGCCATCCTCCTTTCCAATGGCGACGATCTTGGCTTGATGGCTGTGACCTTTATTCCCGAGGCAACGAGCGCCACCTGGGCCGCCAGAGCTGCGTTGCCTTCCACGATTCCTCTGCCAGACGCCGCGTTCAACGTCGGCGTCGCATCCGGGCTCACCTGGGGGCTGGCAACTGGCAACCGGGAAGCCATCGCGGCCGGCATGCGTGATCGTCTGCATGAGCCGTACCGCGCTCGACTCTTTCCCCATCTCACACCGATGACCGATGCCGCCCGGCAGGCGGGTGCGATCGGCGCCTCGTTGAGCGGAGCCGGTCCGACGATCCTCACGCTGGTCGAGCCCGAGAACGCTGACGCGGTTTGCGCCGCGCTTTCCGAGGTTGCCCGCGAGCACGAGGTCCAGGGAGAGGTCAAGCCGCTCAAGCCCACATCGTGTGGAGTTTCGATCGAGCATCTATAGGCGGCAGGCGGCAGGCGGCAGGCGGCAGGCAGGAACTACTGCGTCAGGTCGAGCCGGGCTGTTTTCTCTCCCCAGTCGGCGATGCCAGTTGGCTCGAACCCCTGATTCAGGTAGAGACGCTCCGCCACACTGTTTTCGGGGTGCCAGCCGACGTCGACCTCGGTGTAGCCCTCGTCGCGCATCCGTCTGATCACCCGTTGCAACGCTTCTTTTCCCAATCCCTGTCCCTGGTACCGTTTGTCGATCATGAGGCGGAACAGCCACACCTGTCCGTCTTGCTCGGCCGTCCCATACATGACGAATCCGACCATCGTCCCGCCTCGATAGATGCCCAGTGGGACGAGTTCCGGGTGATAGAGCGATTCGGCGATCGACCAGGCGTTGGAACGTACGAACGCTCGCTGGTGCTCGTCGACGTCCAGCGAGGCCGCCGTTTCCCAGTTCTGAATGGTGATCGGAATCAGAACGATCACCGCGGTCTCACCGTTGCAGCACGCCGCCGTCGGTTGCCAGGATGGCAGCTTCGATCTCGGCACGGTTGGCGGCAAGGAAATCGCCCGGCATTGTGTGTTTGAGCGCCGAGGCGGCCAATCCGAGCTCCAGCGACCGATTGAGATTCGCAGGGTCCTCGATGTAGCCGGCAATGAATCCGCCAGCAAAGGCATCTCCCCCGCCAAGCCGGTCGACGACCTCCACCTCGGTCCAATCCGTCTGGTGCAGGTGTCCGCTTGGACCAAGCGCCATTCCTGCAAGCTTGAGCGAGCGCGAGCGCTTGCCCTTCTTGCGGGTCATCACGCAGACGGCGATACCAAGTTTGTGAAGCGCGGTCGCCATCGCGGCTTCATGGTCTCCTTCGATGCCGAAGAAGGTATTCAGACCGCTGCGTGAGGCGAACATCACGTCGACCAGCGGAGCAATCTCCATGAAGCAGTGGCGCGCTTCTGCCTCGGACCACAGCTTCGAACGGTAGTTCAAGTCGAAAAACACCGGCACATTCGCCTTGTTGGCTGCCTGGATCGCAGTCATCGACTCGGCTCGCGCCGCTTCGCTTACCGCTGGCGTGATCCCGGAAATGTGAAATGCGCTTGCGCCCGAGAAGATCTCGCCCCAGTCGAACTCTCCCGGTTTCAGGCGTGCGAAGGCCGAGTGCTGCCGGTCATAGAGCACTGCGGAGGGACGAGGATCGGTGCCTTCCTCCAGCAGGTAGAGGCCCATGCGCCCATCCTCGTCACCGACCCAGTTGACGTGCGACAGATCGACCTGATGCGCGCGGCTCTGGCGGGCGAGGTAGTGTCCCAGTCCATTGTTGGGCAAGCGGGAGACCCATTCCGCCTCGACGCCCAGGCACGCGAGCGTTACCGCGGTGTTGAGTTCGGCGCCGCCTGGGCTCAGATCGAGCGAGATCGTCCGTTCGATCCGCTCGTTCCGCGGCGGAGTCAGCCGGACCATCCCCTCACCGAACGTGACCACTCGCGGACGCTTCGTCGCTTGCTCGGACATCGGATCTGCTTCCCTCATTTCGATGCGCTGCACGTGTTCCTCGAATTCTAGTGGCTGCAGCCCCGCTCCGGACGTGCGCCGCACTTGACACGAATCGAAGACCCGGCCAAACTGCGCGTGCACGTTGTAAGACGCCGTAACGGGCGCGATGAGTAAAGCGAATGGGCGGCTCATCGAAATTGGAGGGCGTTTCTGGGCTGAAGCGACACGGCTTCCGTCCCGTAGTCAGGAGAGAGTGGGGCAACGATGGCTCGCGTCATTTTCGACAATGTCACAAAGCGCTATTCCGGTGGCGTGACGGCGGTCTACCAACTCAACATGGAGGTCCAGGATCAGGAATTCCTGGTGTTGGTTGGTCCGTCCGGCTGCGGCAAGTCGACCGCCATGCGCATGGTCGCCGGCCTGGAGGAAATTTCCGACGGCCGCATCATCATCGGCGACCGGGTGGTCAATGACCTTCCACCGAAGGATCGCGACGTGGCCATGGTGTTCCAGAGCTACGCGCTCTATCCACACATGACGGTCTATGACAACCTCGCCTACCCGCTGAAACTCCGCAAGGTTCCCAAGCAGGAGCGCGATCGCCGTGTGCGAGAGGCCGCGCGGACGCTCGATATCGAGCCATTGCTCGATCGCAAGCCGAAGGCGCTTTCCGGCGGTCAGCGGCAGCGCGTGGCGTTGGGACGAGCAATCGTGCGCAATGCCGATGTCTTCCTCATGGACGAGCCGCTTTCGAACCTGGACGCAAAGCTCCGCGTGCAAACCCGCGCAGAGCTCATCAAGCTGCATGAGCGCGTGAGCACGACGACCATCTACGTGACCCACGACCAGGTCGAGGCCATGACGATGGGCGACCGGATCGCCGTCATGAGCCTGGGCGTCTTGCAGCAGC
It encodes:
- a CDS encoding mandelate racemase/muconate lactonizing enzyme family protein, whose amino-acid sequence is MRITKATTYIVGNPWKNWLFVRLDTDVPGLYGVGEGSLNGFAKTIEAAIHELSHFYEGMDPFQIEMICQRMGRDPYNEGGQVHMNAVAAIETACWDIIGKELGRPIYDLLGGRCFEDLPAYANGWYQGDRTIENFQERARIVMDKGYKALKFDPFGAAWRIMTPYERQLSCDIVGAVRDVVGPEVQIMVEGHKRFSVHEAILVADEIEQYKPAWFEEPTDFAKIDAVVEVAKHTNVPIATGESLSYPYQFAELLSHNAVHILQPDPSTLGGILRTRLVCGMVDAFYGVVAPHQAQGPLSTSACIQIGACTPNLMIQELFDEFNADWEHDIVTNPVKVVDGRIQIPTEPGLGNDLNFSELEKHPYRKTNFLPLFKPGWERRESVSFVPGEGMVADA
- a CDS encoding dihydrodipicolinate synthase family protein, whose translation is MTELRGCIPILCTPFDAEDAIDRAGMRAQIDWVLSEGASGVATLALASEGYKLTDRERDEVTALVVEHVAGRVPVVVSADGAGTAVAVDRAVRAAAIGADALMVLPPYLVKPGPAALMEYYTRIGNSVDIPVMIQDAPQLTGVSMSPALWVQIHRQAKNVCYVKAEGTPQGATISAALAESDGQLRVFCGWGGLGILDALERGAVGSMPAANFTSVFARIHAAWDSGNRTAAVDLLNGALPYSVWAMQSLDHSVTAAKRELKRRGVIANDRLRQPTTPLDSVGVAQLEQWIDSILTLTAD
- a CDS encoding class F sortase, whose product is MATSRARFIKALWAFLMVATLSLGGLTVAFAQDSRIEPSTLGEMPTSGGLRPGPAGAFVQTATPEAKGVIPVAIQIPNAFVDAQVESIDIVDGVMQDPTGPWVISWYKQSPGLGAVGNILMAGHLDYWDVGPAVLYNVNNLNQGDTISVTGEDGVIYTYEVDWRENFATANAPLDKIVGPTDNESLTIITCGGPFDYTNGVYLERTIVRAHRVETPVTA
- the thrC gene encoding threonine synthase, coding for MSVCPACGGLFEADLALGPLDRGAFDRDSTGARFFSGVWRYQPMLPQLPQDSIVSRAEGRTPIYWDERISAYAGVRLLGLKHEGQNPTASFKDRGMTVGVSHAKAIGARIVACASTGNTSASLASYAAAGGMQGLVIIPEGKIAGGKLAQTIAMGARIVQVDGDFDIALALLRQLTDKYPVYLVNSVNPFRIEGQKTIVIEMLEQLNWEVPDVIVLPGGNLGNTAAFGKALSDLAKTGLIDRLPRLMTIQAEGAAPFADYFDSGFDRYEAVKAETVATAIKIGDPASIERARRAIQLTDGHVARVSDDEILAAKSWIDRVGIGCEPASAASLAGVKKLVAEGHIDPEATVVGVLTGQLLKDADAVIGYHLGTLGGPDRPNVNRPVTIEPTMDALERTLDDALSR
- the thrB gene encoding homoserine kinase, producing MRFRVKAPASSANLGPGFDALGLALDLWNELEIDTDGEPGAVTVEGADGSLLADKQNYSLNAMQELAHLHGKELPGFSMAIRANVPVARGLGSSAAALACGLVAGNEVAQLGLSMNDLFLHSWQMEGHGDNVGAAFFGGAILAVVGMSHAILLSNGDDLGLMAVTFIPEATSATWAARAALPSTIPLPDAAFNVGVASGLTWGLATGNREAIAAGMRDRLHEPYRARLFPHLTPMTDAARQAGAIGASLSGAGPTILTLVEPENADAVCAALSEVAREHEVQGEVKPLKPTSCGVSIEHL
- a CDS encoding GNAT family N-acetyltransferase, with the protein product MIVLIPITIQNWETAASLDVDEHQRAFVRSNAWSIAESLYHPELVPLGIYRGGTMVGFVMYGTAEQDGQVWLFRLMIDKRYQGQGLGKEALQRVIRRMRDEGYTEVDVGWHPENSVAERLYLNQGFEPTGIADWGEKTARLDLTQ
- a CDS encoding sugar kinase, with protein sequence MSEQATKRPRVVTFGEGMVRLTPPRNERIERTISLDLSPGGAELNTAVTLACLGVEAEWVSRLPNNGLGHYLARQSRAHQVDLSHVNWVGDEDGRMGLYLLEEGTDPRPSAVLYDRQHSAFARLKPGEFDWGEIFSGASAFHISGITPAVSEAARAESMTAIQAANKANVPVFFDLNYRSKLWSEAEARHCFMEIAPLVDVMFASRSGLNTFFGIEGDHEAAMATALHKLGIAVCVMTRKKGKRSRSLKLAGMALGPSGHLHQTDWTEVEVVDRLGGGDAFAGGFIAGYIEDPANLNRSLELGLAASALKHTMPGDFLAANRAEIEAAILATDGGVLQR
- the ugpC gene encoding sn-glycerol-3-phosphate ABC transporter ATP-binding protein UgpC is translated as MARVIFDNVTKRYSGGVTAVYQLNMEVQDQEFLVLVGPSGCGKSTAMRMVAGLEEISDGRIIIGDRVVNDLPPKDRDVAMVFQSYALYPHMTVYDNLAYPLKLRKVPKQERDRRVREAARTLDIEPLLDRKPKALSGGQRQRVALGRAIVRNADVFLMDEPLSNLDAKLRVQTRAELIKLHERVSTTTIYVTHDQVEAMTMGDRIAVMSLGVLQQLDTPQRLYDMPANKFVAGFIGSPSMNFIDTTIEKREGHLYASNPGVLNMRVPDWKENALEKYIGKKVILGVRPEHLVPWDHANGIAPSDSRIPVTVDVIELLGNEIFVYLTLENGDTITARMDPDIKLERGQKLEVTASPDKLHFFDPETEYGIYV